Proteins from one bacterium genomic window:
- a CDS encoding copper amine oxidase N-terminal domain-containing protein — protein MKNAVGYLVLAVFVSLSVICPGLAAAFPEATPGLLHAMLLKGVQVDPQSGAFRLDQLQALYLPEPPQGSYSHLSDDPARKLWATLSQVGGTELARFDFDAEKMKPPLWLLPYSSVTIGGQRADGETTKLAAGDYMLDFFLTAGKFYSFPFTVKQVGDKLLTMGDWNSWGYFLYGNDDPENQFVWKLFLRRHETGNRDGVAPRTEIVRDADKKLIATGRPDLKLWLNDKWTRYDLEFVYPPQSPTPGGFLPAKAILSQDGAYTLKIAMDGAPYGSWPFKIAGGKLVLAGRADRETADPLTFIGGGGAYWYQSQSAVMVDPGQMAAQERTFTQKGFIPDCKTVVVGGTTLVMMGPVVTFLEAQSQWNAGTKTLSITHGDKSIRLTLGNATAQSNAGPLALGVAPLMKEGGFYAPLKPVAQALGAEVQWDAKMRLLMVIDGDRCGLIHVP, from the coding sequence ATGAAGAACGCAGTCGGATATCTGGTTCTTGCCGTCTTCGTGTCCCTCTCCGTCATCTGCCCCGGTCTGGCCGCGGCCTTCCCTGAAGCAACGCCCGGCCTCCTGCACGCCATGCTGCTCAAGGGCGTGCAGGTGGACCCGCAGTCAGGCGCCTTCCGCCTCGACCAGTTGCAGGCCCTGTACCTGCCCGAGCCGCCCCAGGGCAGCTACTCCCACCTGTCCGACGACCCGGCCCGGAAGCTCTGGGCCACGCTGTCGCAGGTGGGCGGCACGGAACTCGCCCGCTTCGACTTCGACGCGGAGAAGATGAAGCCGCCGCTGTGGCTGCTGCCCTATAGCAGCGTCACGATCGGTGGCCAGCGAGCGGATGGGGAGACAACCAAGCTGGCAGCCGGAGACTACATGCTGGACTTCTTCCTCACCGCCGGCAAGTTCTACAGCTTCCCCTTCACCGTCAAGCAGGTCGGCGACAAGCTGCTGACGATGGGCGACTGGAACTCCTGGGGCTACTTCCTGTATGGGAACGACGACCCGGAGAACCAGTTCGTGTGGAAGCTCTTCCTGCGCCGCCATGAGACCGGCAACCGCGATGGGGTCGCTCCGCGGACGGAGATCGTGCGAGATGCCGACAAGAAGCTCATCGCGACCGGTCGCCCGGACCTCAAGCTGTGGCTCAACGACAAGTGGACGCGCTACGACCTCGAGTTCGTCTACCCGCCGCAGAGTCCGACGCCCGGTGGGTTCCTCCCGGCCAAGGCCATCCTGTCCCAGGACGGGGCGTACACGCTGAAGATCGCGATGGATGGGGCGCCGTATGGCTCGTGGCCATTCAAGATCGCTGGCGGGAAGCTCGTGCTGGCTGGCCGCGCGGACCGTGAGACGGCCGATCCGCTCACCTTCATCGGCGGCGGGGGCGCGTACTGGTACCAATCCCAGAGCGCCGTGATGGTGGACCCCGGCCAGATGGCCGCCCAGGAGCGCACCTTCACCCAGAAGGGCTTCATCCCCGACTGCAAGACGGTGGTCGTCGGTGGCACGACGCTGGTGATGATGGGCCCGGTGGTGACGTTCCTGGAAGCCCAGAGCCAGTGGAACGCCGGGACCAAGACGCTGAGCATCACGCATGGGGACAAGAGCATCAGGCTGACGCTGGGGAACGCCACGGCACAGAGCAATGCGGGACCGCTGGCGCTGGGCGTGGCGCCGCTGATGAAGGAGGGGGGCTTCTACGCGCCGCTCAAGCCCGTGGCGCAGGCGCTGGGCGCGGAGGTGCAGTGGGACGCGAAGATGCGGCTCCTGATGGTGATTGACGGCGACCGGTGCGGGCTGATCCACGTGCCGTGA
- a CDS encoding BNR repeat-containing protein yields MSTTEAICLAALLACAPLLAQTGRGGDVPVLPGREISWGIGGCGGAYFHAQPGELIVEVEKRDRNRSGRPSDLRATLVGPDRAVLQDVTIPFAGQAQGSGVGPAQRVRLTAPVTRPGVYGLNITVSNDRYGDNIIWGLWTNCPRYLIETSRGHRDRAHEEPIVLLREDQPCDVCFLPRAGEFGLDIAGLPAAVTQVTVSDAAGTVVADLAVTKGEVKHTFAANVQREHTPWRLHLTQGRGVVQIDGVTRWKPDDLYRDLACWTPNPQSWFPLLENRWLLTPYRRMVYARPGAQGQVTLQVHNSLVRERAVRLSLDFPGPRWDARLDTARVVVAPRGDAPVTVSLPAPAAGQERVCHVRVTPEDDPGFSTYCTLTVRGGEAPARQPLPRPLALRPYEHENEQFGYVPDYPTDSQPYFDHANRPYIRTYNGIATKRDGKWVTTDLAQAVTKRVPDFPAGAFTMPSTKIAFDRDDDVYLIARSGAQAALLHSRDQGRTFTAYLIPGREDRSRHFDIEVFTGHNECDGPPPILRYTAVPQEPDPKLFWRRVSELELFLPRKTATGIELGEPLLLSRSTLGSSQHSGIPNCLASRDGKVHIIWGEATDPAEKVPGVPAYVATCDRATRTVTKPVLIGYGPPANDVHNSPSLTLDSQGYLHALGGTHGQPFPYARSLKPNDASGGFTEAVTTSEHGGQTYIGLLCGPDDTLHLAARLAGTGAPFPGATYLALALQQKRPGQPWEAPTPLIMPPFSEYSVYYHRLTCDRKGALYLSYDYWSTYWFYRNDHRGSRRVVMMSPDGGKTWRLW; encoded by the coding sequence ATGAGCACAACTGAAGCGATCTGCCTCGCCGCGCTGCTGGCCTGCGCGCCGTTGCTGGCGCAGACGGGGCGCGGGGGGGACGTCCCCGTGCTGCCCGGTCGGGAGATCAGCTGGGGCATCGGCGGCTGCGGCGGGGCATACTTCCACGCGCAACCCGGCGAGTTGATCGTCGAGGTCGAGAAACGCGACCGCAACCGGAGCGGCCGCCCGAGCGACCTGCGCGCCACCCTCGTCGGCCCCGACCGCGCCGTGCTGCAAGATGTCACCATCCCCTTCGCCGGGCAGGCGCAGGGCAGCGGCGTCGGGCCCGCGCAGCGTGTGCGCCTGACCGCGCCGGTGACGCGGCCCGGCGTCTACGGCCTGAACATCACCGTCTCCAACGATCGCTACGGTGACAACATCATCTGGGGCCTGTGGACCAACTGTCCGCGCTATCTCATCGAGACCTCGCGCGGGCATCGCGACCGCGCGCACGAGGAGCCCATCGTCTTGCTGCGCGAGGACCAGCCATGTGATGTGTGCTTCCTCCCGCGCGCCGGGGAGTTCGGCCTGGACATCGCCGGGCTGCCGGCGGCCGTGACGCAGGTCACCGTCAGCGATGCGGCGGGGACTGTCGTGGCCGACCTGGCCGTGACCAAGGGCGAAGTGAAGCACACCTTCGCCGCCAACGTGCAGCGCGAGCACACGCCGTGGCGGCTGCACCTGACGCAGGGGCGCGGGGTCGTCCAGATTGACGGCGTGACCCGCTGGAAGCCCGACGATCTGTACCGCGACCTCGCCTGCTGGACGCCGAACCCGCAGTCGTGGTTCCCGCTGCTGGAGAACCGCTGGCTGCTGACGCCTTACCGCCGCATGGTCTACGCCCGGCCCGGCGCCCAAGGGCAGGTCACGCTGCAGGTGCACAACAGCCTCGTGAGGGAGCGGGCGGTGCGGCTGAGCCTGGATTTCCCCGGCCCGCGCTGGGACGCCCGCCTGGACACGGCGCGCGTCGTGGTCGCCCCGCGTGGCGACGCACCCGTGACCGTGAGCCTGCCAGCCCCCGCCGCCGGGCAGGAGCGCGTCTGCCATGTCCGCGTGACGCCGGAGGACGATCCCGGCTTCAGCACCTACTGCACGCTGACCGTCCGCGGGGGCGAGGCCCCGGCACGCCAGCCGCTGCCGAGGCCGCTTGCCCTGCGCCCCTACGAGCATGAGAACGAGCAGTTCGGCTACGTGCCCGACTACCCGACCGACAGCCAGCCGTACTTCGACCACGCCAACCGCCCATACATCCGCACCTACAATGGCATCGCGACGAAGCGCGACGGCAAGTGGGTGACGACCGACCTCGCCCAGGCTGTGACGAAGCGCGTGCCGGACTTTCCGGCCGGCGCCTTCACGATGCCTTCGACCAAGATCGCCTTCGACCGGGATGACGACGTGTACCTGATCGCGCGCTCGGGCGCGCAGGCGGCGTTGCTGCATTCGCGCGACCAGGGCCGGACCTTCACGGCGTACCTGATCCCGGGCCGCGAGGACCGCTCGCGGCACTTCGACATCGAGGTCTTCACCGGGCACAACGAGTGCGACGGCCCGCCGCCGATCCTGCGCTACACCGCGGTTCCGCAGGAGCCGGACCCGAAGCTGTTCTGGCGCCGCGTGAGCGAGCTGGAGCTGTTCCTGCCCCGCAAGACCGCCACCGGGATCGAGCTGGGCGAGCCTCTCCTCCTGTCGCGCAGCACACTGGGCTCGTCGCAGCACTCCGGCATCCCCAACTGCCTGGCCTCGCGGGACGGCAAGGTGCACATCATCTGGGGCGAGGCTACCGACCCGGCGGAGAAGGTGCCGGGCGTGCCGGCCTATGTGGCGACGTGTGACCGGGCGACCCGGACGGTGACCAAGCCGGTGCTGATCGGCTACGGCCCGCCGGCCAATGACGTGCACAACTCGCCGTCGCTCACGCTGGACAGCCAGGGCTACCTGCACGCGCTGGGCGGCACACACGGACAGCCCTTCCCGTACGCGCGATCCCTGAAGCCCAACGACGCCAGCGGCGGGTTCACCGAGGCAGTCACGACCTCCGAGCATGGCGGGCAGACTTACATCGGGCTGCTGTGCGGGCCGGACGATACGCTGCACCTCGCAGCCCGCCTGGCCGGCACCGGCGCCCCCTTCCCCGGCGCCACATACCTGGCCCTCGCTCTCCAGCAGAAGCGCCCCGGCCAGCCGTGGGAGGCGCCCACGCCGCTCATCATGCCGCCGTTCTCCGAGTACAGCGTCTACTACCACCGGCTCACCTGCGACCGCAAGGGCGCGCTGTACCTGTCGTATGACTACTGGTCCACGTACTGGTTCTACCGCAATGACCACCGCGGCAGCCGCCGCGTCGTGATGATGTCGCCCGACGGGGGGAAGACCTGGCGCCTGTGGTAG
- a CDS encoding sulfatase: MATAKPNFIVIFADNLGYGDFGCYGSTVHRTPHVDRIAAEGVRFTSFYSTSGVCTPSRASMMTGCYPRRVNLHTGVRGCVLQPVDPKGLHPDEQTVGDVLRAQGYATACIGKWHLGDQPPFLPTRHGFDHYFGIPYSDDMTARPQFPLWPELPLMRNEEVIDAPVDRDYLTRRYTEETCTFIREHRDRPFFIYLPHAMPGSTNRPFSSPAFQGQSANGPYGDCVEEMDWSTGEILRTLDELGLDESTLVIWTSDNGAVELNPVQGSNAPLRGWGYDTSEGGMRMPCVARWPGHIAPGGVTDELTSTMDVLPTLASLAGAALPDRPIDGQDCSALLTGGAFTSAYDERGFFYYALGQLQAVRAGQWKLYLPLAEKIIGPSGKTAPCELALYDVRHDLSEEHEASAEHPEVVARLLALAEQAREDLGDLDREGVGQRPSGWVDNPTPRVLS; this comes from the coding sequence ATGGCAACGGCAAAGCCCAACTTCATCGTGATCTTCGCCGACAACCTCGGCTATGGCGACTTCGGCTGCTACGGCTCGACCGTGCACCGCACGCCTCACGTGGACCGTATAGCGGCCGAGGGCGTGCGCTTCACCAGCTTCTACAGCACCTCCGGGGTGTGCACGCCCTCCCGGGCGAGCATGATGACCGGCTGCTACCCGCGGCGGGTCAACCTGCACACCGGGGTCAGGGGCTGCGTGCTACAGCCGGTGGACCCCAAGGGCCTGCACCCCGACGAGCAGACCGTGGGCGATGTCCTGCGCGCACAGGGCTACGCCACGGCCTGCATCGGCAAGTGGCACCTGGGCGACCAGCCCCCCTTCCTGCCTACCCGCCACGGATTCGATCACTACTTCGGCATCCCCTACAGCGACGACATGACCGCCCGGCCGCAGTTCCCGCTGTGGCCCGAGCTGCCCCTGATGCGCAACGAAGAGGTCATTGACGCCCCCGTGGACCGGGACTACCTGACCCGGCGCTACACCGAGGAGACCTGCACCTTCATCCGCGAGCATCGCGACCGGCCGTTCTTCATCTACCTGCCCCACGCCATGCCCGGCAGCACCAACCGGCCCTTCTCCAGCCCCGCCTTCCAGGGCCAGTCGGCCAACGGGCCCTACGGCGACTGCGTCGAGGAGATGGACTGGTCCACCGGCGAGATACTCCGGACACTGGATGAACTCGGCCTGGATGAGAGCACGCTCGTGATCTGGACCTCGGACAACGGGGCGGTCGAACTGAACCCCGTGCAGGGCAGCAATGCGCCGCTGCGCGGCTGGGGCTATGACACCAGCGAGGGCGGGATGCGGATGCCGTGCGTCGCGCGCTGGCCGGGCCACATCGCCCCTGGCGGCGTGACCGACGAGTTGACCTCCACGATGGACGTGCTGCCGACGCTGGCCTCGTTGGCGGGCGCGGCGCTGCCCGACCGGCCGATTGACGGGCAGGACTGCAGCGCGCTGCTGACCGGCGGCGCGTTCACCTCGGCGTACGACGAACGTGGGTTCTTCTACTACGCCCTCGGACAGCTCCAGGCCGTCCGCGCCGGGCAGTGGAAGCTGTACCTGCCGCTGGCCGAGAAGATCATCGGCCCGTCGGGCAAGACGGCCCCGTGTGAGTTGGCCCTGTACGACGTACGGCACGATCTGAGCGAAGAGCACGAGGCGTCGGCGGAGCATCCCGAGGTCGTTGCGCGGCTGCTCGCGCTGGCCGAACAGGCCCGCGAGGACCTGGGCGACCTCGACCGCGAGGGCGTCGGCCAGCGCCCGTCCGGCTGGGTGGACAACCCGACTCCGCGTGTGCTAAGCTGA
- a CDS encoding prolyl oligopeptidase family serine peptidase, which translates to MSDTIVTSTELPQISGLRLSQVSVPSSLDGAAQPIIIGVPETPCATPTPLLVGLHTWSADVRQQTQAFGPLCARYGWLMVLPNFRGPNLTSNPQAQLAGGSLAAQRDIADAVAHMQREYTVDERRLYVIGGSGGGHMSLLMAGKYPDLWAGVSSWCPISSVREWHEQGNSYAPHVEAVCGGAPGASAEVDFEYERRSPRTFITNAASTHVRISHGDKDRCIYVAQTWRTYEKLLDLPHRVEFYSWTGGHEIINEWGFAWLSQQVKPAEAPTRLDLVSDEGKWYFWLYLEPDAPLSLAHVHANWVADDTLELTVEHSAVTRVNPAGFVAGKLTGAERDGQAVPLSALECAEGLLTLPPCSTATHWRLTFG; encoded by the coding sequence ATGAGCGACACCATCGTTACCAGCACCGAACTGCCGCAGATCTCGGGCCTTCGCCTGTCTCAGGTCAGTGTCCCTTCGTCCCTCGATGGCGCCGCGCAACCGATCATCATCGGCGTCCCCGAGACCCCCTGCGCCACACCCACCCCCCTGTTGGTGGGCCTGCACACCTGGTCAGCCGATGTGCGCCAGCAGACCCAGGCCTTCGGACCGCTCTGTGCACGCTACGGTTGGCTCATGGTCCTGCCCAACTTCCGCGGGCCGAACCTGACGTCCAACCCGCAGGCGCAACTGGCCGGCGGCTCACTCGCGGCCCAGCGCGACATCGCCGATGCCGTGGCCCACATGCAGCGTGAGTACACGGTGGATGAACGGCGTCTCTACGTCATCGGCGGCTCCGGCGGCGGGCACATGTCGCTGCTCATGGCCGGCAAGTATCCGGACCTTTGGGCGGGCGTGTCCTCCTGGTGCCCCATCTCCAGCGTGCGCGAATGGCACGAGCAGGGGAACAGCTACGCTCCGCATGTCGAGGCCGTCTGCGGCGGCGCGCCGGGCGCCTCGGCCGAGGTGGACTTCGAGTATGAGCGCCGCAGCCCTCGCACCTTCATCACCAATGCCGCGAGCACCCACGTGCGCATCAGCCATGGCGACAAGGACCGCTGCATCTATGTCGCGCAGACCTGGCGCACCTACGAGAAGCTCCTGGACCTCCCGCACCGGGTGGAGTTCTATAGCTGGACCGGCGGGCACGAGATCATCAACGAGTGGGGCTTCGCCTGGCTGTCCCAGCAGGTCAAGCCGGCCGAGGCGCCGACCCGCCTCGATCTCGTCAGCGATGAGGGCAAGTGGTACTTCTGGCTCTACCTGGAGCCCGACGCACCGCTCTCCCTGGCGCACGTCCACGCGAACTGGGTCGCTGACGACACGCTGGAGTTGACCGTCGAGCACAGCGCCGTCACGCGCGTCAACCCGGCAGGCTTTGTGGCCGGGAAGCTCACAGGCGCGGAGCGGGACGGCCAGGCTGTGCCGCTCTCTGCCCTGGAGTGCGCCGAGGGCCTGCTGACGCTCCCGCCGTGCTCAACCGCGACACATTGGCGCCTCACCTTCGGATAG
- a CDS encoding YjbH domain-containing protein: MQRLLTVALVCLLVAVAASADEFRDYPEFRYASGLPGGSHGVTPDGHVGFDGAMQLNIPVGYTPGWGNFMLTASAAAINGGFPTGFSGTDNNGTLTVGFGMFNEHRLWFSEMGTGKGDESLEPVENLQFEIVPETEDRPAIAIGVVDILDRRAATLDHPLEGAGRSFYIVGTREGGTPDKPLYYTLGYGNGRFHCRPFGGISYQPASRAKLFAEYDGWVGNVGGAYDVLSSEEWHGIFGISLVDFERVDLTFAITKTSF; the protein is encoded by the coding sequence ATGCAACGCCTGCTGACAGTCGCGTTGGTCTGCCTGCTCGTCGCCGTGGCCGCCTCGGCCGACGAGTTCCGGGACTACCCGGAATTCCGCTATGCCTCCGGGCTGCCCGGCGGGAGCCACGGCGTCACGCCCGACGGCCACGTCGGGTTTGACGGGGCCATGCAACTGAACATCCCCGTGGGCTATACGCCCGGCTGGGGCAACTTCATGCTCACCGCCTCCGCCGCGGCGATCAACGGGGGCTTCCCCACGGGCTTCTCCGGCACGGACAACAACGGCACGCTCACCGTGGGCTTCGGCATGTTCAATGAGCACCGGCTGTGGTTCTCGGAGATGGGCACGGGCAAGGGCGACGAGAGCCTCGAGCCGGTCGAGAACCTCCAGTTCGAGATCGTGCCGGAGACCGAGGACCGCCCGGCCATCGCGATCGGCGTCGTGGACATTCTCGATCGCCGCGCCGCCACGCTGGACCACCCCCTGGAGGGCGCCGGCCGCTCGTTCTACATCGTCGGCACCCGCGAGGGCGGCACACCCGACAAGCCGCTGTACTACACGCTGGGCTACGGCAACGGCCGCTTCCACTGTCGGCCCTTCGGCGGCATCTCCTACCAGCCCGCCTCGCGCGCCAAGCTGTTCGCCGAGTATGACGGCTGGGTGGGCAACGTCGGGGGAGCCTACGATGTCCTGAGCAGCGAGGAGTGGCACGGCATCTTCGGGATCTCGCTGGTGGATTTCGAGCGCGTGGACCTGACCTTCGCCATCACCAAGACGAGTTTCTAG
- the rbsK gene encoding ribokinase: MAARVVVLGNINQDFVVRADRMPRPGETILGSDVKFVAGGKGANQAVTAARLQAETALIGRVGQDAFGPILLENLRREGVEARYVGSDDNVATGMAFIALAPDGQNSILSVGGANLECAPRYIEDATPVIRHADVALVQFAVPLASVELFVKIAADDGVPVIMDPTPAMGRLPQNWTRATVLTPNETEAEMVVGYAVPDTATAVKAARDIHARGVKIALVKRGAEGCVVCTDEGTRLIPGFAVEVCDTTGAGDSFAAGLGVALAEGLAVDQAVAFANACGALACTKFGAQPSLPQRRDVERFLQERGGLEAVQPVAL, from the coding sequence ATGGCTGCCAGAGTCGTCGTGTTGGGGAACATCAACCAGGACTTCGTGGTGCGGGCTGATCGCATGCCGCGCCCGGGGGAGACCATCCTGGGGAGCGATGTGAAGTTCGTGGCCGGCGGCAAAGGCGCCAATCAGGCCGTCACCGCCGCCCGCCTGCAGGCCGAGACGGCCCTGATCGGGCGCGTGGGGCAGGACGCCTTCGGGCCGATCCTGCTGGAGAACCTGCGCCGCGAGGGCGTCGAGGCTCGCTACGTCGGCTCGGATGACAATGTCGCCACCGGCATGGCCTTCATCGCGCTCGCGCCTGATGGGCAGAACAGCATCTTGTCGGTGGGCGGCGCCAATCTGGAGTGCGCGCCCCGGTACATCGAGGACGCTACCCCGGTCATCCGCCATGCCGATGTCGCTCTCGTGCAGTTCGCCGTGCCTCTGGCGAGTGTCGAGTTGTTCGTGAAGATCGCGGCCGACGACGGCGTCCCGGTCATCATGGACCCCACCCCGGCGATGGGGCGGCTGCCGCAGAACTGGACGCGCGCCACCGTGCTGACCCCCAACGAGACTGAGGCCGAGATGGTCGTCGGCTATGCCGTGCCGGACACTGCCACTGCGGTCAAGGCCGCGCGCGACATCCACGCCCGCGGCGTGAAGATCGCGCTGGTCAAGCGGGGCGCCGAAGGCTGCGTCGTGTGTACCGATGAGGGCACGCGCCTGATCCCCGGCTTCGCGGTCGAGGTGTGTGACACGACGGGCGCGGGCGATTCGTTCGCGGCGGGGTTGGGAGTGGCGCTGGCCGAGGGGCTGGCGGTGGACCAGGCCGTGGCCTTCGCCAACGCCTGCGGGGCTCTGGCCTGCACGAAGTTCGGCGCCCAGCCGAGCCTCCCCCAGCGCCGCGACGTGGAGCGCTTCCTGCAGGAGCGTGGGGGGCTGGAGGCGGTTCAGCCGGTCGCGCTGTAG
- a CDS encoding nitroreductase family protein, with the protein MLDAIKQRRSVRQYKPDPVPEEALQAIVEAAFSAPSGVNIRPWHIIVVTDRAKREALAQVHQYAGFCAQAPVVMAVCANECESDHWWIEDCSAATENAMIQAAALGLGTCWVGIRGSDERGYDREDTVRKVLGIPDAIRVLCIFSLGFPTGTAGNQGPGPMDHVHREKW; encoded by the coding sequence ATGCTCGACGCCATCAAGCAGCGGCGCAGCGTACGGCAGTACAAGCCTGACCCGGTGCCCGAAGAGGCGCTACAGGCCATCGTCGAGGCCGCGTTCTCGGCCCCTTCGGGGGTCAACATCCGCCCCTGGCATATCATCGTCGTGACGGACCGCGCCAAGCGCGAGGCACTGGCGCAGGTGCACCAGTATGCCGGCTTCTGCGCGCAGGCGCCAGTCGTCATGGCGGTGTGCGCCAACGAGTGTGAGTCGGATCACTGGTGGATCGAGGACTGCTCGGCCGCGACCGAGAACGCCATGATCCAGGCCGCCGCCCTGGGCCTGGGCACCTGCTGGGTGGGCATTCGCGGCAGCGACGAGCGCGGCTATGACCGCGAGGACACGGTGCGCAAGGTGCTGGGCATTCCCGACGCCATCCGCGTCCTGTGCATCTTCTCCCTGGGCTTCCCGACTGGAACCGCCGGCAACCAGGGCCCGGGCCCGATGGACCACGTCCACCGCGAGAAGTGGTGA
- a CDS encoding VOC family protein yields the protein MPEQIHHFAVEVSDAERSAEFYCNLLGFTRGARFDFPERGRVIIFVSLQGVAVELLQSADHQAHVNQPKMLGFKHLCLQTNDVDAEVARLKAAGVKITTEPFDTQINSRIAFFEDPDGLMLELWQTLA from the coding sequence ATGCCTGAGCAGATCCACCATTTCGCCGTCGAAGTCAGCGATGCCGAGCGCTCCGCGGAGTTCTACTGCAATCTCCTCGGCTTCACCCGCGGGGCCCGCTTCGACTTCCCCGAGCGGGGCCGCGTCATCATCTTCGTCAGCCTACAGGGCGTGGCTGTCGAGTTGCTGCAGAGCGCCGACCACCAAGCTCATGTCAACCAGCCCAAGATGCTGGGCTTCAAGCACCTGTGCCTGCAGACCAACGACGTGGACGCCGAGGTCGCGCGCCTGAAGGCGGCCGGGGTGAAGATCACCACCGAGCCCTTCGACACGCAGATCAACTCGCGGATCGCGTTCTTTGAGGACCCCGACGGGTTGATGCTCGAGTTGTGGCAGACGCTCGCCTGA
- a CDS encoding sugar phosphate isomerase/epimerase, which translates to MAQNVFAVSLNSYTWGRFDLAECLAQIRQTSLRRVEVPVEQTRPKSLIPELMVDAPLSGQWQYSLPDLRALLAIDGFVVDSVDVFGFLGYPGGADIIKRRVDFAVALGCDAIVLGCHREDLPAPAAGETLPDNAETRAARAICYGLLREVGQYAATRGVHLALEVHGALMGSVAEALRTMQEVGLPNVGVNLDTANILFYNESQPASYGLEAAEALAPYITHVHLKDIMRGQTRSEHVLPRLGQGEVDFRGTFDILHAAGFTGPFSLEVETFHRATESDSIEDYHADIVASIEYLTSLGEFA; encoded by the coding sequence GTGGCGCAGAACGTCTTCGCCGTCAGCCTGAACAGCTACACCTGGGGCCGTTTCGACCTGGCCGAGTGCCTGGCGCAGATCAGGCAGACCTCGCTGCGCCGGGTCGAGGTGCCCGTCGAGCAGACCCGCCCCAAGTCTCTCATCCCCGAACTCATGGTAGATGCGCCGCTGAGCGGGCAGTGGCAGTACAGCCTCCCCGACCTGCGGGCCCTGCTCGCCATCGACGGCTTCGTCGTGGACAGCGTGGATGTGTTCGGCTTCCTGGGCTATCCGGGCGGCGCGGACATCATCAAGCGCCGCGTGGACTTCGCCGTGGCGCTGGGCTGCGACGCGATCGTGCTGGGCTGCCACCGCGAGGACCTGCCGGCGCCCGCCGCCGGCGAGACGCTGCCGGACAATGCGGAGACACGGGCCGCCCGCGCCATCTGCTATGGCCTGCTCCGCGAGGTCGGGCAGTACGCCGCCACCCGGGGCGTGCACCTGGCGCTGGAGGTTCACGGGGCGCTCATGGGCAGCGTTGCCGAGGCCCTGCGCACCATGCAGGAAGTCGGCCTGCCCAACGTGGGGGTCAACCTCGACACGGCCAACATCCTGTTCTACAACGAGAGCCAACCGGCCAGCTACGGCCTGGAGGCCGCGGAGGCCCTCGCGCCCTACATCACCCATGTCCACCTCAAGGACATCATGCGGGGCCAGACGCGGTCCGAGCATGTGCTGCCGCGCCTGGGGCAAGGCGAAGTGGACTTCCGGGGCACCTTTGACATCCTCCACGCCGCCGGCTTCACCGGACCCTTCAGCCTCGAAGTCGAGACCTTCCATCGCGCCACGGAGTCCGACAGCATCGAGGACTACCACGCCGACATTGTGGCCTCGATTGAGTACCTCACGTCGCTGGGCGAGTTCGCCTGA
- a CDS encoding 1-acyl-sn-glycerol-3-phosphate acyltransferase, whose translation MRKTPEPVRRWTWPHYYFGAWLARTLCRLMGGYRVTGRANIPSRGGAVICSNHISYLDPPVLGAGFVPRRTYFMAKKELFEVPVLGEMIRKCYAFPVDRGTTDREAIRHGIELLEQGELLVVFPEGGRSPDGSLQPGNIGPALMATRAHVPIIPAALKETDKIIRRGKGGLHRGRVQVDYGEPISPDRFGGDHPDKAALQDLTEAVMQAIYELQQRQYERVGEVAPPRTIAQ comes from the coding sequence ATGCGTAAGACCCCCGAGCCCGTGCGCCGCTGGACGTGGCCCCACTACTACTTCGGCGCCTGGCTCGCGCGGACACTGTGCCGCCTCATGGGTGGCTACCGCGTCACCGGGCGGGCAAACATCCCCTCCCGGGGCGGCGCCGTCATCTGCTCGAACCACATCTCGTACCTCGATCCCCCGGTCCTGGGCGCGGGGTTCGTCCCCCGCCGGACGTACTTCATGGCCAAGAAGGAACTGTTCGAGGTCCCGGTGCTGGGCGAGATGATCCGCAAGTGCTATGCCTTCCCCGTGGACCGCGGCACGACCGACCGCGAGGCCATCCGCCACGGCATCGAGCTGCTGGAGCAGGGCGAACTGCTCGTCGTCTTCCCCGAGGGCGGACGCAGCCCCGACGGGTCGCTGCAACCGGGCAACATCGGGCCGGCGCTGATGGCCACGCGCGCCCATGTGCCGATCATCCCGGCGGCGCTCAAAGAGACGGACAAGATCATACGCCGGGGCAAGGGCGGCCTTCACCGGGGGCGCGTCCAGGTGGACTACGGCGAGCCGATCTCTCCCGACCGCTTCGGGGGCGACCATCCGGACAAGGCCGCGCTCCAGGACCTGACCGAGGCGGTCATGCAGGCCATCTACGAGTTACAGCAAAGGCAGTACGAGCGCGTGGGCGAGGTCGCTCCGCCCCGGACGATAGCGCAGTAG